From Stegostoma tigrinum isolate sSteTig4 chromosome X, sSteTig4.hap1, whole genome shotgun sequence, a single genomic window includes:
- the LOC125448237 gene encoding zinc finger CCCH domain-containing protein 10-like isoform X2 has translation MTRLATAQMIFAETSCAMSANVNKECTRINCKFIHGTKEDEEHYKKSGELPPRLRLTVAMGLGLSPSDLSFKKGEVPICRDYLKGDCQRGSKCKFRHLKRDEYEYENRTLERLSRDQVISPVVRRYDPFDDLYDADRYADYDHVLKRRRVDGLRFESYDFNIPNSRPVDYRFLEEENLMLRKRVEELKKQISNLMATNEVLLEQNAHFRNQTKVVTLTSTPTATEQTLAAPTVGAITNYNHGIAQTHTTLSSQALQPRPVTQQDLVATAGATAAPPTNAAPTAQHLNPEIASLPAALAQTIAQGMAPPVSMAPVAVSVAPVAVSIAQAMPGITISHATTPMVTYPIASQSMRITAIPH, from the coding sequence AACAAGGAGTGCACTCGCATCAACTGCAAGTTTATTCATGGGACAAAGGAGGATGAGGAACATTACAAAAAGTCAGGAGAGCTTCCCCCACGCCTGCGCCTTACAGTGGCTATGGGTCTTGGCCTTTCACCTTCTGACCTCTCCTTTAAAAAAGGTGAGGTCCCAATTTGCCGTGACTACTTGAAAGGTGACTGTCAACGAGGATCTAAGTGTAAATTCCGGCACTTAAAACGTGATGAATATGAATATGAAAACAGAACTTTGGAGAGGTTGTCACGAGACCAAGTGATTTCTCCTGTAGTGCGTCGATATGACCCATTTGATGACCTCTATGATGCCGATCGCTATGCTGATTATGACCATGTTCTAAAGAGACGAAGAGTTGATGGCTTACGATTTGAGAGTTATGATTTTAATATTCCAAATTCGCGTCCAGTTGACTATCGGTTTTTAGAGGAGGAGAATCTCATGCTTCGAAAGCGTGTTGAGGAACTGAAAAAGCAGATCTCAAATTTGATGGCAACTAATGAGGTACTTTTGGAGCAAAATGCACATTTCCGCAACCAAACCAAGGTGGTCACATTGACCTCCACTCCCACAGCAACAGAGCAAACGCTAGCAGCACCAACTGTGGGTGCAATCACCAATTACAACCATGGTATAGCACAGACTCACACCACTTTGAGCAGCCAAGCACTTCAACCACGACCTGTCACCCAGCAAGACCTCGTGGCAACTGCTGGAGCTACTGCTGCTCCACCTACTAATGCTGCACCAACAGCACAGCATCTTAATCCTGAGATTGCTTCACTTCCTGCAGCGCTCGCCCAGACCATTGCCCAGGGAATGGCGCCTCCAGTTTCTATGGCCCCAGTGGCTGTTTCTGTTGCACCAGTGGCAGTATCAATTGCCCAAGCAATGCCAGGAATCACTATTAGCCATGCCACGACTCCAATGGTTACTTATCCAATTGCATCACAGAGTATGAGGATAACAGCAATTCCTCATTGA
- the LOC125448237 gene encoding zinc finger CCCH domain-containing protein 10-like isoform X1, with the protein MPDKDNLFNSGNDEAGHSSDDICRDFLRNVCKRGKRCKFYHPDINEVSDLGVKKNEFVFCHDYQNKECTRINCKFIHGTKEDEEHYKKSGELPPRLRLTVAMGLGLSPSDLSFKKGEVPICRDYLKGDCQRGSKCKFRHLKRDEYEYENRTLERLSRDQVISPVVRRYDPFDDLYDADRYADYDHVLKRRRVDGLRFESYDFNIPNSRPVDYRFLEEENLMLRKRVEELKKQISNLMATNEVLLEQNAHFRNQTKVVTLTSTPTATEQTLAAPTVGAITNYNHGIAQTHTTLSSQALQPRPVTQQDLVATAGATAAPPTNAAPTAQHLNPEIASLPAALAQTIAQGMAPPVSMAPVAVSVAPVAVSIAQAMPGITISHATTPMVTYPIASQSMRITAIPH; encoded by the coding sequence TGCAAGTTCTATCACCCTGATATTAATGAAGTGTCTGACTTGGGCGTAAAGAAAAATGAATTTGTCTTTTGTCATGACTATCAGAACAAGGAGTGCACTCGCATCAACTGCAAGTTTATTCATGGGACAAAGGAGGATGAGGAACATTACAAAAAGTCAGGAGAGCTTCCCCCACGCCTGCGCCTTACAGTGGCTATGGGTCTTGGCCTTTCACCTTCTGACCTCTCCTTTAAAAAAGGTGAGGTCCCAATTTGCCGTGACTACTTGAAAGGTGACTGTCAACGAGGATCTAAGTGTAAATTCCGGCACTTAAAACGTGATGAATATGAATATGAAAACAGAACTTTGGAGAGGTTGTCACGAGACCAAGTGATTTCTCCTGTAGTGCGTCGATATGACCCATTTGATGACCTCTATGATGCCGATCGCTATGCTGATTATGACCATGTTCTAAAGAGACGAAGAGTTGATGGCTTACGATTTGAGAGTTATGATTTTAATATTCCAAATTCGCGTCCAGTTGACTATCGGTTTTTAGAGGAGGAGAATCTCATGCTTCGAAAGCGTGTTGAGGAACTGAAAAAGCAGATCTCAAATTTGATGGCAACTAATGAGGTACTTTTGGAGCAAAATGCACATTTCCGCAACCAAACCAAGGTGGTCACATTGACCTCCACTCCCACAGCAACAGAGCAAACGCTAGCAGCACCAACTGTGGGTGCAATCACCAATTACAACCATGGTATAGCACAGACTCACACCACTTTGAGCAGCCAAGCACTTCAACCACGACCTGTCACCCAGCAAGACCTCGTGGCAACTGCTGGAGCTACTGCTGCTCCACCTACTAATGCTGCACCAACAGCACAGCATCTTAATCCTGAGATTGCTTCACTTCCTGCAGCGCTCGCCCAGACCATTGCCCAGGGAATGGCGCCTCCAGTTTCTATGGCCCCAGTGGCTGTTTCTGTTGCACCAGTGGCAGTATCAATTGCCCAAGCAATGCCAGGAATCACTATTAGCCATGCCACGACTCCAATGGTTACTTATCCAATTGCATCACAGAGTATGAGGATAACAGCAATTCCTCATTGA